A genome region from Coprococcus phoceensis includes the following:
- a CDS encoding 4'-phosphopantetheinyl transferase family protein — protein MKIELYGNRELLNMGKLELHTVEVHIWKLRWRELETFWNRYKPILEKEECQKAKHYRFHEDKMRYLAGKIAVRMFLKEYSGEDKIVLRQGKYGKLYWKAPPGQRKITFNLSHSGEWVLAIFASRQAVGIDVQEMGEISEYMEIAKNFFTEEEAAEIQETESPERFYQYWAAREAHLKALGIGLNKGMDFFSVRENKIIEKGKIKSGWKLYPILIKDYAAYAAVQGKGR, from the coding sequence ATGAAAATTGAATTATACGGAAACCGGGAACTTTTGAATATGGGAAAGCTGGAACTGCATACAGTAGAGGTACACATCTGGAAACTTCGGTGGAGAGAACTGGAAACCTTTTGGAATAGGTATAAACCTATTTTAGAAAAGGAAGAATGCCAGAAGGCGAAACATTACCGTTTTCATGAAGATAAAATGCGTTATCTTGCAGGAAAGATTGCTGTGAGAATGTTTTTGAAAGAGTATTCAGGTGAGGATAAGATTGTTTTAAGACAGGGAAAATACGGGAAATTGTACTGGAAGGCACCGCCGGGACAAAGGAAGATCACATTTAACCTTTCCCATTCCGGAGAATGGGTGCTGGCAATATTTGCCAGCCGACAGGCTGTGGGAATTGATGTGCAGGAAATGGGAGAGATCTCAGAATATATGGAGATTGCCAAAAATTTCTTTACGGAAGAAGAAGCGGCAGAAATTCAGGAAACAGAAAGCCCTGAACGGTTCTATCAGTACTGGGCAGCAAGAGAGGCGCATCTCAAAGCGCTGGGTATCGGTTTGAACAAGGGAATGGACTTCTTTTCTGTCAGGGAAAACAAGATTATAGAAAAAGGAAAGATAAAATCTGGATGGAAATTATATCCGATTCTGATAAAAGATTATGCCGCATATGCAGCGGTGCAGGGGAAAGGAAGGTAA
- a CDS encoding thioesterase II family protein: MNQRLLKNGENINSQNITLFCFPFAGGGASAYNSWVQKMKDTITVCPIQLPGREERIMEKPYHNMTDMLDELEETIWENIRGPYAFWGHSMGGKIAYELEKRMEKRGKTARCFMVSGSRIPSIPEPNPIYHLPDDEFKKVLGRFEGTPKEILENQELLDFFLPMLRADFTMDETYYDKDLITLRSPIEAFGGRNDREADEAAMKEWGKYTEGAFHCHMFEGGHFYIREQEEAVLSEVQKCLLGVPDEN, from the coding sequence ATGAATCAAAGGCTTTTGAAAAACGGTGAGAATATTAACTCCCAAAATATAACATTATTTTGTTTCCCTTTTGCTGGCGGCGGGGCTTCCGCATACAATTCTTGGGTTCAAAAAATGAAAGATACCATAACTGTTTGTCCGATCCAGCTACCGGGCAGGGAAGAAAGGATTATGGAAAAGCCGTATCATAATATGACGGATATGTTAGATGAATTGGAGGAAACTATATGGGAAAACATAAGAGGACCGTATGCATTCTGGGGACATAGCATGGGCGGAAAGATTGCCTATGAGTTAGAAAAAAGAATGGAAAAAAGAGGAAAGACAGCCCGATGCTTCATGGTATCAGGAAGTCGTATCCCAAGTATTCCAGAACCCAATCCAATCTATCATCTTCCAGATGACGAATTTAAAAAGGTACTCGGCAGATTTGAAGGAACGCCAAAGGAGATACTGGAAAACCAGGAACTTTTGGATTTCTTTCTGCCTATGCTGCGAGCTGATTTTACAATGGATGAAACGTATTATGATAAAGATCTTATCACTTTACGCAGTCCGATTGAGGCGTTTGGAGGACGGAATGACCGGGAAGCAGATGAAGCAGCAATGAAAGAGTGGGGGAAATATACAGAAGGGGCGTTCCACTGCCATATGTTCGAAGGCGGGCACTTTTACATTCGGGAACAGGAAGAAGCTGTTCTGTCAGAAGTACAGAAATGCCTTCTGGGTGTTCCGGATGAAAATTGA
- a CDS encoding serine O-acetyltransferase — MAILIQRTANCLYKLKVPILPRIMTEYAHSITGIDIHPGAEIGESFFIDHGTGVVIGETAVIGNHVKIYQGVTLGALSTRGGHKQKWLKRHPTVEDNVTIYAGATILGGNTVIGKNSIIGGNAWVTQSVSPSTKIFSDFMEMKLQPISGGGLT; from the coding sequence TTGGCAATACTTATTCAAAGGACAGCTAATTGTCTGTATAAATTGAAAGTTCCTATTTTACCAAGAATTATGACAGAGTACGCACATTCAATAACAGGAATAGATATCCATCCAGGAGCAGAAATTGGAGAGAGCTTCTTCATTGATCATGGAACAGGAGTTGTAATCGGAGAAACTGCTGTTATTGGGAATCATGTAAAAATATATCAGGGTGTGACTTTGGGAGCTTTGTCAACTCGCGGAGGTCATAAACAGAAATGGTTGAAACGGCATCCTACTGTTGAAGATAATGTAACAATTTATGCGGGAGCTACAATCTTAGGAGGCAATACAGTGATTGGAAAAAATTCTATTATTGGTGGAAACGCATGGGTAACGCAATCTGTATCACCTTCAACAAAGATATTTTCAGATTTTATGGAGATGAAATTACAACCGATTTCTGGAGGAGGATTAACATGA
- a CDS encoding accessory gene regulator B family protein, with amino-acid sequence MQKKVIDWLYNLQSRWGILKEEERSLYEYAYRLLLSRILIYSIIIALGIITGNWLEMFSFLLPFVILRQYVGGIHLKRSVSCICVSGFLIFICGKYLAINSELGITFCIVWLIAIAVIFLLSPVDTGHKRLDEKERKVYGKSARKLLIIECVLAFCFGDIGILIVAKGIAVAHIILASGLILGKSQNFFGNKLGITNL; translated from the coding sequence ATGCAGAAGAAAGTGATAGACTGGCTGTATAATTTACAAAGCCGATGGGGGATTCTTAAAGAAGAAGAACGCAGTTTGTATGAATATGCTTATCGACTGCTGTTAAGCAGAATCCTTATATATTCTATTATTATTGCATTGGGTATCATAACGGGAAACTGGTTAGAGATGTTCAGCTTTTTACTGCCATTTGTTATTTTAAGACAGTACGTTGGCGGAATTCATTTGAAAAGATCTGTAAGCTGCATTTGTGTTTCCGGTTTCCTGATTTTTATTTGTGGAAAATATTTAGCAATTAATTCGGAGCTTGGGATTACATTCTGTATAGTATGGCTCATTGCTATTGCTGTTATATTTTTATTGTCTCCAGTAGACACTGGACACAAAAGATTGGATGAAAAAGAAAGAAAGGTTTATGGGAAATCTGCAAGAAAATTGTTAATTATAGAATGTGTATTGGCTTTCTGTTTTGGTGATATCGGAATTTTGATAGTTGCTAAAGGGATTGCAGTGGCTCATATAATTTTAGCAAGTGGACTGATATTAGGCAAAAGCCAAAATTTTTTTGGAAACAAGTTAGGAATTACTAACTTATGA
- a CDS encoding cyclic lactone autoinducer peptide, translating into MEKILNVMTTKILEGINALALRLTMRSANLACNWLYFQEEEPDEVKRLRKF; encoded by the coding sequence ATGGAAAAAATATTAAATGTAATGACAACTAAAATATTAGAAGGAATCAATGCTTTGGCGCTCAGGCTGACGATGCGTTCAGCGAATCTTGCTTGCAATTGGTTATATTTTCAAGAAGAAGAACCGGACGAGGTTAAAAGACTGAGGAAATTTTAA
- a CDS encoding sensor histidine kinase, with product MVDLMSLLSDALIGSFQMLMLNDFGKNMFPYRIKTCWKRILIYGVTALVILGVNHIESTFVNIMMVPVCYTIASIVIFQGSVWKKIILACCYYMLAIVPEFLFAVITGAYGVTGTENNFHSELEKLLSLLLMSTITFLLVKCFNQITRKKNYQTIENKLFTVLLTLPAATIIIFMCIYYSQISFTGVNRIMIPIGAALLLMTNICIFAVFDKLIEKSEEVKKMELLYQKSKAENINQKYINKVNEDKRVFLHDVNKFLCTAASLIENGKNLELDSMVRHLGIRMEELKNYSYCADPVLNSILCERKFVAESKGILYKIKLGNNLRTDFIEDLDLISIVGNLLYNAIEAAEKTKKDQHVICNMYMGNEGHLLVMEFYNSYILPLIKEREHYISTKRNPENHGIGLHTVGKLVEKYGGVMKIEAGEEEFSVKIVFTVK from the coding sequence ATGGTTGATCTGATGAGTTTGCTAAGTGATGCTTTGATTGGCAGTTTCCAAATGCTTATGCTGAATGATTTCGGTAAGAATATGTTCCCATATAGGATTAAAACCTGTTGGAAAAGGATTCTAATATATGGCGTAACGGCATTGGTTATTCTTGGTGTGAATCATATAGAGTCTACGTTTGTCAATATTATGATGGTTCCTGTCTGCTATACTATTGCCTCTATTGTCATTTTCCAAGGAAGTGTATGGAAGAAAATTATTTTGGCCTGTTGCTATTATATGCTGGCTATAGTACCTGAGTTTTTGTTTGCTGTAATTACAGGGGCTTATGGAGTAACCGGGACAGAAAATAACTTTCATTCAGAGTTGGAAAAGTTGCTGTCACTTTTGTTGATGAGCACAATTACATTTTTATTAGTAAAATGTTTTAACCAGATCACGAGAAAGAAAAATTACCAGACGATTGAAAATAAATTGTTTACTGTGCTGTTAACTCTGCCGGCGGCGACAATTATCATTTTTATGTGTATATATTATTCGCAGATTTCTTTTACTGGCGTGAATCGTATCATGATTCCTATTGGGGCAGCATTGTTGTTAATGACGAATATCTGTATATTTGCAGTCTTTGATAAATTAATTGAGAAGTCTGAAGAAGTAAAAAAGATGGAATTGCTTTATCAGAAAAGTAAAGCTGAAAATATCAATCAGAAATATATCAATAAGGTAAACGAAGATAAAAGGGTTTTTCTGCATGATGTGAATAAATTTCTTTGTACTGCGGCGAGTTTGATAGAAAATGGGAAAAATCTTGAACTGGATAGCATGGTGAGACATTTGGGGATCCGGATGGAGGAACTGAAAAATTATAGTTACTGCGCTGATCCGGTTCTAAACAGTATTTTATGTGAAAGAAAATTTGTCGCCGAATCAAAAGGCATATTGTATAAAATCAAGCTTGGAAATAATCTTAGAACAGATTTTATAGAAGACCTGGATTTGATTTCTATTGTGGGGAATCTTTTGTACAATGCAATCGAGGCTGCTGAAAAGACAAAGAAAGACCAACATGTGATTTGTAATATGTATATGGGGAATGAGGGTCATCTTTTGGTAATGGAGTTTTATAATAGCTATATTCTTCCGCTGATAAAGGAAAGAGAACATTATATAAGCACAAAGAGAAATCCGGAAAATCATGGGATCGGATTACATACAGTAGGTAAATTGGTTGAAAAATATGGAGGAGTCATGAAGATAGAAGCTGGCGAGGAGGAGTTTTCAGTTAAGATTGTTTTTACAGTTAAATAG
- a CDS encoding LytR/AlgR family response regulator transcription factor yields MYKIAICDDDKRYRKTIREIIEHKNSLPENEIRFYEYESGNELLKHTDILHELVFIDIRMPGLDGNQTALKLRNYNKDAVLIFCSSYFEPTVDSINFGQPFRYIMKDLHDTSLRREIAAIMTEVKRRFLNDYAVTVTSAGKIIRIYVENILYVSRAKRGCEITIVKEQEKETVRCREAFGELYEQLKDQGFAQAHYSYIVNLGKVEGLEKGVLRLKCGIELNVSRAKKEEFTEALFEYLRERNG; encoded by the coding sequence ATGTATAAGATAGCGATTTGTGATGATGATAAAAGATATAGAAAAACGATCAGGGAGATTATAGAGCATAAAAATAGTTTGCCTGAAAATGAAATCAGATTTTATGAATACGAATCAGGAAATGAACTTTTGAAACATACGGATATTCTCCACGAATTGGTCTTTATAGATATCCGTATGCCGGGGTTGGATGGAAACCAAACAGCATTAAAATTGAGAAATTATAACAAAGATGCAGTTTTAATCTTCTGTTCCAGTTATTTTGAGCCGACAGTGGACAGTATTAATTTTGGGCAGCCCTTTCGGTATATTATGAAGGACTTACACGATACCAGCTTACGCCGGGAAATTGCAGCTATTATGACTGAGGTAAAGAGACGCTTTCTGAATGACTATGCGGTAACGGTGACATCGGCGGGGAAGATAATACGCATATATGTGGAAAATATCTTATATGTTTCCAGAGCCAAAAGAGGATGTGAGATAACCATTGTGAAAGAGCAAGAAAAAGAGACAGTTCGGTGCAGAGAAGCGTTTGGAGAATTATATGAACAGCTAAAAGATCAGGGATTTGCACAGGCGCATTATAGTTACATTGTTAATTTGGGAAAAGTAGAAGGGTTAGAAAAAGGCGTACTACGGTTGAAATGCGGAATAGAACTGAATGTTTCAAGAGCAAAGAAAGAAGAGTTTACCGAGGCACTGTTTGAATATCTGAGGGAAAGGAATGGTTGA
- a CDS encoding helix-turn-helix domain-containing protein: protein MDMKTAVIYRLEELIRQKDITVNEAAIRSGVPPSTLKNILYGQSKNVGVVTIKKLCDGLEITIPEFFGDSIFAELEPEL from the coding sequence ATGGATATGAAAACAGCAGTTATATATCGTCTTGAAGAATTGATAAGGCAAAAGGATATTACCGTGAATGAGGCGGCGATACGTTCTGGTGTTCCGCCATCAACGCTGAAGAATATTTTGTATGGGCAGAGTAAGAATGTAGGCGTAGTTACAATCAAGAAATTGTGTGATGGATTAGAAATCACAATACCAGAATTTTTTGGAGATTCCATCTTTGCAGAGTTGGAACCGGAGTTATAG